In Porites lutea chromosome 1, jaPorLute2.1, whole genome shotgun sequence, a single genomic region encodes these proteins:
- the LOC140946114 gene encoding uncharacterized protein: MKVRCSIECCLLGEQEQSHSAGEEMERDTPVVGNSPIEGPSNSQGTQNPLAEVNISSSSHLEDDRLYLIARARAVGVDYEFAKPGEVETEDDRRNRHQRNQRRISEEEKRLGEVVGDLPPPTPAGSSQQEDNAYSAIRSFEVEQMTYTFTFCEVCKERRLESKGTRNMCTRY, from the exons atgaaagtgagATGTAGCATAGAATGCTGTCTGCTaggtgaacaagagcaaagtcattcagcag GAGAAGAGATGGAAAGGGACACCCCTGTAGTAGGAAATTCCCCAATTGAGGGACCAAGCAACTCGCAAGGAACACAGAATCCTCTTGCAGAAGTAAATATCAGTAGTAGTAGCCATTTAGAAGATGACCGCCTATATCTAATTGCAAGAGCAAGGGCAGTTGGTGTGGACTATGAGTTTGCAAAGCCTGGTGAAGTGGAAACAGAGGATGACAGGAGAAACAGACATCAGCGAAACCAAAGAAGAATATCAGAAGAAGAGAAAAGGTTGGGTGAAGTTGTTGGAGATCTACCACCACCTACACCAGCAGGGTCAAGTCAGCAAGAAGATAATGCATACAGTGCTATTCGTTCATTTGAGGTGGAGCAGATGACTTATACATTTACTTTTTGTGAGGTCTGCAAGGAAAGGCGACTGGAGAGCAAGGGCACGAGAAACATGTGTACTCGCTACTGA